The following coding sequences are from one Brienomyrus brachyistius isolate T26 chromosome 2, BBRACH_0.4, whole genome shotgun sequence window:
- the nrarpb gene encoding notch-regulated ankyrin repeat-containing protein B, with protein MSQADVTTCSAPQRVFQEAVKTGNTKELHSLLQNMTNCEFNVNSFGPEGQTALHQSVIDGNLELVKLLVKFGADIRLANRDGWSALHIAAFGGHQDIVLYLITKAKYSSGAR; from the coding sequence ATGAGCCAGGCGGACGTAACGACTTGCTCCGCGCCGCAGAGAGTCTTCCAAGAGGCGGTGAAGACGGGCAACACAAAAGAGCTGCATTCGCTCCTGCAGAACATGACAAACTGCGAATTCAACGTCAACTCTTTCGGCCCGGAGGGACAGACCGCGCTCCATCAGTCGGTTATTGACGGGAATCTTGAACTGGTCAAACTGCTGGTGAAGTTCGGGGCCGATATCCGTTTAGCCAACAGGGACGGCTGGAGTGCCTTACATATCGCCGCGTTTGGAGGACATCAAGACAtagtgttgtacctcatcaccAAGGCGAAGTACTCATCGGGCGCCCGGTGA